One region of Clostridium sp. Marseille-P299 genomic DNA includes:
- a CDS encoding ABC transporter substrate-binding protein yields MRKWKKTMVSATAIMMACSMLFVGCTGKTATTPTDTEKKELELEENSLRPKELDTIKVVLFGEESPRMTELMNNEFQQLFIDEINTKVELMYLPWTENGAGGKVDLMIASGQEFDAAIIDPTWAASSVSKGYLQDLTSSIEKYLPDWRNNMDEVSFEPYTYDGRIYAIPIGNKPTGGVYSTVCVRQDIMDTIGMETIENLDDLTEYVTKAKEQFGLNATYELASAEYIIRGTSDRNLTPLATGLWVEQDTKEIVSFAESEEFEKAVKLYNEWYKNDLIPKDILTNTVTNPFQAGMVSLFRGTCGTTVIENEPSLKKVVPDAYTKEYYIRPDKPIYKKTYESTAFQVPVTSEKADRVALFVNLLQKNTEIADMLIYGIEGTDYTLENDKIVPINTDELFYQWMIFNVNISHFDERFPDDFIDTYRNWDKEAIRSCSFGFSINYDKIKTQKAQIESIWTELANPMLAGIKDYDENIDQLIKELKAAGWDEYVAEIQKQFDEFLAK; encoded by the coding sequence ATGAGAAAATGGAAAAAAACAATGGTTTCTGCAACAGCAATAATGATGGCTTGTTCCATGTTATTTGTAGGATGTACGGGGAAAACAGCAACAACACCCACAGATACAGAAAAAAAGGAGTTAGAGCTTGAGGAAAACTCACTGCGTCCAAAGGAGTTAGATACAATTAAAGTTGTTTTATTTGGCGAGGAATCACCAAGAATGACAGAGTTAATGAATAATGAGTTTCAACAGCTCTTTATTGATGAAATAAATACAAAAGTAGAACTTATGTATTTACCTTGGACAGAAAATGGTGCAGGTGGTAAAGTAGACTTAATGATAGCATCAGGACAAGAGTTTGATGCTGCAATTATTGACCCAACTTGGGCAGCTTCTAGTGTAAGTAAGGGATATTTACAAGATCTTACTAGCTCAATTGAAAAGTACCTTCCTGACTGGAGAAATAATATGGATGAGGTAAGTTTTGAACCATATACTTACGATGGCCGTATTTATGCGATTCCAATTGGTAACAAACCAACTGGTGGTGTTTATAGTACTGTTTGTGTAAGACAAGATATTATGGATACTATTGGAATGGAAACAATTGAAAATCTTGATGACTTAACAGAGTATGTAACAAAGGCTAAGGAACAATTTGGATTAAATGCCACTTATGAATTAGCATCAGCAGAATATATTATTCGTGGTACAAGTGATAGAAATTTAACACCTCTTGCTACAGGACTTTGGGTAGAACAAGATACGAAGGAAATTGTAAGTTTTGCAGAAAGTGAAGAATTTGAAAAAGCAGTTAAGCTTTATAACGAATGGTATAAGAATGATTTGATTCCGAAAGATATTCTTACTAATACTGTTACTAATCCATTTCAAGCAGGTATGGTATCTTTATTCCGTGGTACTTGTGGAACAACAGTTATTGAGAATGAACCAAGCTTAAAGAAAGTAGTACCGGATGCTTACACAAAAGAGTATTATATACGACCAGATAAGCCAATCTATAAGAAAACTTATGAAAGTACAGCATTTCAAGTGCCTGTAACTTCTGAAAAAGCTGATCGTGTCGCTTTGTTTGTGAACTTATTGCAAAAGAATACAGAAATTGCAGATATGTTAATTTACGGTATTGAAGGAACCGACTATACACTTGAAAATGATAAGATTGTACCTATTAACACAGATGAATTATTCTATCAATGGATGATCTTTAATGTTAACATATCTCATTTTGATGAACGCTTCCCAGACGATTTCATTGATACATACCGTAATTGGGACAAGGAAGCAATTCGTAGTTGTTCTTTTGGATTTTCTATCAATTATGATAAAATAAAAACTCAGAAAGCTCAAATTGAAAGTATTTGGACAGAACTTGCAAATCCAATGCTAGCAGGTATTAAGGATTATGATGAAAACATTGATCAATTGATAAAAGAATTAAAAGCAGCAGGCTGGGATGAGTATGTTGCAGAAATTCAGAAGCAGTTTGATGAGTTTTTAGCAAAGTAA
- a CDS encoding carbohydrate ABC transporter permease: MSVKSKNKIKSRTMSDKILRVLFYIIVIAFAFACLYPMLLALGVSFSDESTVVKEGYTVIPKKFSLEAYKLVFTSLGKNIFNAYKVTIMVTVFGTIFSLLVSSSFAYVLSVNEFKPRGALNLFLYIPMIFSAGLLPWYIMCTRYYHLTDKFFALILPCSISAFNVFLLRNFFKSIPEEIAEAARIDGAGFLKIYSKIYLPLAKVGLVTVGMFYALSYWNDYYLALMFISKQKLYPLQYYLYNMLSNAQFMASQANQSLGYTVNTPLETTKMATICITIGPIICLYPFAQKYFTKGVIVGAVKG; this comes from the coding sequence GTGTCTGTAAAAAGTAAGAATAAAATTAAGTCAAGAACTATGAGTGATAAGATACTTCGCGTGTTATTTTATATAATTGTTATTGCTTTTGCCTTTGCATGTCTTTATCCGATGTTATTAGCACTGGGGGTATCATTTTCTGATGAAAGCACGGTTGTAAAAGAGGGATATACGGTTATCCCGAAGAAATTTAGTTTAGAAGCGTATAAACTTGTGTTTACATCATTAGGAAAGAACATCTTTAATGCATATAAAGTTACAATAATGGTAACGGTATTTGGAACAATTTTTTCGCTGTTGGTTTCTTCTTCATTTGCATATGTACTTTCTGTAAATGAATTTAAACCAAGAGGAGCTTTAAACTTGTTTTTATATATTCCAATGATTTTTTCAGCTGGTTTATTACCTTGGTATATTATGTGTACAAGATATTATCATCTAACGGATAAGTTTTTTGCTCTCATTCTTCCGTGTAGTATTAGTGCATTCAATGTTTTCTTATTACGTAATTTCTTTAAGTCAATTCCAGAAGAAATTGCAGAAGCAGCAAGAATTGATGGAGCAGGATTTTTAAAGATTTATTCCAAAATATATTTACCACTTGCTAAGGTAGGACTTGTAACGGTTGGGATGTTCTATGCATTAAGTTATTGGAATGATTATTATCTGGCTTTGATGTTTATATCAAAACAAAAACTGTATCCACTTCAATATTATTTATATAATATGTTATCAAATGCGCAATTCATGGCTAGCCAAGCGAATCAGTCATTAGGTTATACAGTAAATACGCCACTTGAAACAACTAAAATGGCAACTATTTGTATCACTATTGGACCTATTATTTGCCTATATCCATTCGCGCAAAAGTATTTTACAAAAGGAGTAATAGTTGGAGCTGTAAAAGGTTGA
- a CDS encoding ABC transporter permease — protein sequence MEDIKKVPVRQAPTSKLSMGVRLTKHFKKYKALWLLAVPGIILTLMFAYIPMSGLVIVFKQYNFKDGIFGSPWVGFDNFKFFFANFEKAWRATKNTMILNVLYTVCGTTFAVALAIMFNEIRNKKVLKVTQSLSILPYFISWVVAGGILRALLSYNGGSINLVLEAIGFDKIDFYNDPKYWRVILTIANIWKGAGYSAIIYFATITGFDTAYYESAEVDGATMWQKIRYITIPLLKPTIIILFLLSVGKMLSGDLTMMMSLTNLSPMLLETTDIIDSFVYRSVVGMGDFTMGSAIGLYQSLFGFVLVLFSNWLAGRFDKEYKLF from the coding sequence GTGGAGGATATAAAGAAAGTACCTGTTAGACAAGCACCAACTTCGAAATTATCAATGGGTGTGAGATTAACAAAACATTTTAAAAAGTATAAGGCGCTTTGGCTGCTTGCAGTGCCAGGAATTATTTTGACACTTATGTTTGCATACATACCAATGAGTGGCTTAGTAATCGTATTTAAACAGTATAACTTTAAAGATGGTATCTTTGGTAGTCCATGGGTAGGATTTGATAATTTTAAGTTTTTCTTCGCTAATTTTGAGAAAGCTTGGAGAGCTACTAAAAATACAATGATATTAAATGTTTTATATACAGTTTGCGGAACCACCTTTGCAGTAGCACTTGCAATCATGTTTAATGAGATACGTAATAAGAAAGTTCTAAAAGTAACTCAGTCATTATCAATTTTACCTTATTTTATTTCATGGGTAGTTGCGGGTGGTATTTTAAGAGCATTATTAAGTTATAATGGCGGTAGCATTAACTTAGTATTAGAAGCAATTGGATTTGATAAAATTGATTTCTACAATGATCCAAAGTATTGGAGAGTTATTTTAACCATAGCAAATATATGGAAGGGTGCGGGCTATAGTGCCATCATTTATTTTGCAACAATCACAGGTTTTGATACCGCTTATTATGAATCAGCAGAAGTAGACGGAGCGACCATGTGGCAAAAAATCCGCTACATAACAATACCACTTTTAAAGCCAACGATTATTATTCTATTCCTACTATCCGTTGGTAAGATGTTAAGCGGTGATTTAACAATGATGATGTCTTTAACGAATCTTTCACCAATGTTATTAGAAACTACAGATATTATTGATTCATTTGTATATCGATCTGTTGTTGGAATGGGCGATTTTACAATGGGCTCGGCAATTGGTTTATATCAATCCTTATTTGGATTTGTTTTAGTGTTGTTCTCCAATTGGTTAGCGGGAAGATTTGATAAAGAGTATAAATTATTCTAG
- a CDS encoding helix-turn-helix domain-containing protein, whose product MYKKILQKYKERKILQSIFMGSFGISALCIIISCTIGFGWFQKSSELELMERERRELSNYFLVLDNYISSAQDTLELLYKNVYVKRLIVSGDLSWNDNMSVVANNVLNTVSVNPRLHSIYIFGNQEILLKSSNHSYPLTISQDNEMRELFRNSSMKHYNLLAYNDVYGKEREVLSISMGEFSTESKEFVNGVMVNLDIGSITDEIFSEVGKNENYLIVDSYLNVIGCKGEDYSFKYTLSNNSLIQAIQNDNREQNTLKLKGEDGKIYTVSYLYSKQDGYYIIHSIPYQNFIMPIQKTRFIVIVTGIIMAFAALTISFLVALRVYHPIDEVVDTFQNRNDKKEYESRKRRTKNELTIISQTMTSMINQLNQFYEKKEQEEIVQYLTSKNADVVLPEYFSEAYEGREDKCNFQVIVLRICDVDDFVMNNTKEAIDFQLQTISNMMAQAMHNFGEIKTTIIDQEYIAVILFPEDLKNNNIRIEDEVHKFLQQVDDLLSIKLDAGLSQIRNRLSDLREAYQSARAATSYRFLYGMKVVVSEEQMQRSALGGKVDIDTTEIMEAVKTRNLELFKQCYQEMAKSLRGCSIQVAYEILISLAIAMNKYHNEITKHSKEIKVSKIESIREEVMSFHYIEDATNWFIDLFVNISDSVSKVQNSGSADIVSNSIRYIEEHYMDVNISAQFLASKFNITPSYFSRIFNEICTCAFPDYLSGYRLEKAKQMLIESPNKSIQQICEEVGYTSSSYFTAMFKKKYGVTPSKYRAAAIE is encoded by the coding sequence ATGTATAAGAAGATATTACAAAAGTATAAGGAACGTAAAATTCTACAAAGTATTTTTATGGGTAGTTTTGGTATATCAGCGTTGTGTATAATTATCTCTTGCACGATAGGTTTTGGTTGGTTTCAAAAATCAAGTGAACTTGAATTAATGGAAAGAGAACGTAGAGAATTATCGAATTATTTTTTAGTGTTAGATAATTATATTAGTTCTGCACAAGATACTTTAGAGCTTTTATATAAAAATGTCTATGTGAAACGATTAATAGTTAGTGGTGATCTATCGTGGAATGATAATATGTCAGTGGTTGCAAATAATGTATTAAATACCGTATCTGTTAATCCAAGATTACATTCTATTTATATCTTCGGTAACCAAGAAATCTTATTAAAAAGTAGTAATCATTCATATCCATTAACTATTAGTCAAGATAATGAAATGAGAGAATTGTTTCGTAATTCTTCAATGAAACATTATAATCTATTAGCTTATAATGATGTTTATGGGAAAGAACGTGAAGTTTTAAGCATATCTATGGGAGAATTTTCAACGGAAAGTAAAGAATTTGTTAATGGAGTTATGGTAAATCTAGACATTGGATCCATTACCGATGAGATATTTTCAGAAGTTGGTAAAAATGAGAATTATCTAATTGTGGACTCTTATTTAAATGTGATTGGATGTAAAGGAGAAGACTATTCATTTAAATATACACTTTCTAATAATTCGTTGATACAAGCAATTCAAAACGATAATAGAGAGCAAAACACTTTGAAGCTAAAAGGAGAAGACGGAAAGATTTATACAGTGAGCTATCTTTACTCAAAGCAAGATGGTTATTATATTATACATAGTATCCCATATCAAAATTTTATAATGCCAATACAAAAAACTAGGTTTATCGTTATTGTAACAGGTATTATTATGGCTTTTGCTGCGCTTACGATATCCTTTTTAGTAGCATTACGGGTTTATCATCCAATTGATGAAGTAGTAGATACTTTTCAAAATCGTAATGACAAAAAAGAATATGAAAGTAGGAAGCGTAGAACAAAAAATGAATTAACAATTATTTCTCAAACAATGACATCCATGATAAATCAACTGAACCAGTTTTATGAAAAGAAAGAACAAGAAGAAATTGTTCAATATTTGACAAGTAAAAATGCGGATGTTGTATTGCCAGAATATTTTTCTGAGGCATATGAAGGCAGGGAAGATAAATGTAACTTCCAAGTCATTGTACTAAGAATTTGCGATGTTGATGACTTTGTTATGAACAATACAAAAGAAGCAATTGATTTCCAATTGCAGACCATTTCCAATATGATGGCTCAAGCAATGCATAATTTTGGAGAGATAAAAACAACCATAATAGATCAAGAATATATTGCTGTGATTCTATTTCCAGAGGATCTCAAAAACAATAACATACGAATAGAAGATGAAGTTCATAAGTTTTTGCAACAAGTGGATGACTTGCTTTCAATAAAATTAGATGCAGGTTTAAGTCAAATACGCAATCGTTTAAGTGACTTAAGAGAAGCATATCAAAGTGCTAGAGCAGCTACAAGTTATCGTTTCCTTTATGGAATGAAAGTTGTTGTTAGTGAAGAACAAATGCAAAGAAGTGCACTTGGAGGGAAAGTAGATATAGATACTACAGAGATTATGGAGGCTGTAAAAACAAGAAATCTTGAGTTGTTTAAGCAGTGCTATCAGGAAATGGCAAAGTCACTTCGAGGCTGTTCCATTCAAGTAGCATATGAAATATTGATTTCATTGGCAATTGCCATGAATAAATATCATAATGAGATTACAAAACATAGTAAAGAGATAAAAGTTTCTAAAATTGAGTCCATACGAGAAGAAGTCATGTCGTTTCATTATATTGAGGATGCTACGAACTGGTTTATTGACTTGTTTGTCAATATTTCTGATTCTGTTAGTAAAGTTCAAAATAGTGGTAGTGCGGATATTGTATCAAACTCAATACGTTATATTGAAGAACATTATATGGATGTTAATATAAGTGCGCAGTTTTTAGCTAGTAAGTTCAATATTACACCATCGTATTTTAGTAGAATCTTTAATGAAATATGCACTTGCGCATTTCCGGATTACTTATCGGGATATCGTTTAGAAAAAGCAAAGCAAATGTTAATTGAATCTCCAAATAAAAGCATCCAACAAATATGCGAAGAAGTCGGGTATACGAGTTCTTCATACTTTACTGCAATGTTTAAGAAAAAATATGGTGTCACGCCAAGTAAGTATAGAGCTGCAGCAATCGAATAA
- a CDS encoding pectinesterase family protein: protein MTNQTIVVSKDGDADFTTLQDAILSIDDNHVEQITILVKPGIYVEKVFIRKENIRIVGEDCHTTIFRYNDGAKTLRADGSEYGTFNTATILFAGNNIEVENITFENFAGIGRIAGQALATYIASDRTSFYHCRFLGYQDTIFTADSTALHMERLILPEWFKNSSVPIEHPNTRIYFEDCYICGDVDYIFGPSTAYFNHCEIFTRKLESENDSFITAASTPSNQEYGYVFNECYLTGDGRENSVYLGRPWRDYAKTAFIKCHMENHIKPIGWHNWNKVNAEVTTSYVEFNNVGLGASPSQRATFSKQLDNEGLLEYYSVKSVLADNDNWNPSRYNTL, encoded by the coding sequence ATGACAAATCAAACAATCGTAGTTTCAAAAGATGGTGATGCAGATTTTACTACATTACAAGACGCAATATTATCAATTGATGATAATCATGTAGAACAAATTACAATTTTAGTTAAGCCAGGTATATATGTTGAAAAGGTTTTTATTCGTAAAGAAAATATTCGCATCGTAGGGGAAGATTGTCATACAACTATTTTTCGATATAATGATGGTGCCAAAACACTAAGGGCAGATGGAAGTGAATACGGAACCTTTAATACTGCAACTATTTTATTTGCTGGAAACAATATTGAAGTTGAGAATATTACATTTGAAAATTTCGCTGGAATAGGGCGCATTGCAGGACAGGCATTAGCTACATATATTGCTTCAGATAGAACCAGTTTCTATCATTGTCGATTTCTAGGCTATCAAGATACTATTTTTACTGCAGATTCTACTGCACTACATATGGAACGTTTAATTTTACCAGAATGGTTCAAAAATTCCTCCGTTCCTATTGAACATCCTAATACCCGCATCTATTTTGAAGATTGTTATATTTGTGGAGATGTTGACTATATTTTTGGTCCAAGCACTGCATACTTTAATCATTGCGAGATTTTTACCCGTAAACTAGAAAGTGAAAATGATTCCTTTATTACAGCTGCTAGTACACCATCAAATCAGGAATATGGATATGTATTTAATGAATGCTATTTAACAGGTGATGGCCGTGAAAATTCTGTTTACTTGGGGCGCCCATGGAGGGATTATGCAAAGACCGCATTTATCAAATGTCATATGGAAAATCATATCAAACCAATCGGATGGCATAATTGGAATAAAGTAAACGCTGAAGTAACAACATCGTATGTAGAATTTAACAATGTAGGCTTAGGTGCAAGCCCATCCCAAAGAGCTACTTTTAGTAAGCAGCTTGATAATGAAGGATTATTAGAATATTACTCTGTAAAGAGCGTTCTTGCAGATAATGATAATTGGAATCCTAGTAGATATAACACTCTTTAA
- a CDS encoding citrate:proton symporter translates to MLTFLALAMIATFIILLSKKKLSVFVALTLVPLFFGIIAVFINGNNFLDLFDWIKESVFFKQNATTGKVSWGVISPGITILFSILFFDLMLNVGLFDPVAEFFIKKAKGDPLKVLLSTVMVASVVALNGDTTTTIIICLAAFRNLYKQLNLKLSYLAIIIVAPIGIWNQLPWGGPTIAAATAIGVELNELFANLLPGLLAAQVVVIIITAVLGMKERKRLNYVSSSAGQVSKEHLENMLSAIRDKDPELKRPKLYWFNLLITGIAIFVLIKGYVHGSVVFMLAFSVALVVNYRSVKECNERIEELAADALPTTLATLGAGIFSGVLSGTGMANALADSVASIIPTGLGSHMAPVYAVIAAPAICFLPQDAFYFGIASVISNVMGQFGISPMEAAVASMVGQSFRLISPVIPALYLLCGDTDQNFVSFQKEYTKHFFWILITYLIVYGLSGALPY, encoded by the coding sequence ATGTTAACTTTTTTAGCTTTAGCCATGATTGCTACATTTATAATACTGCTCTCTAAGAAAAAATTATCTGTTTTTGTTGCCTTAACACTAGTTCCTTTATTTTTTGGTATTATCGCTGTATTCATCAACGGAAATAATTTTTTAGATTTATTTGATTGGATAAAAGAAAGTGTTTTCTTTAAACAGAATGCTACAACTGGCAAAGTTTCATGGGGTGTTATTTCACCAGGTATAACAATCTTATTTTCAATCTTGTTTTTTGACTTAATGTTAAATGTAGGATTGTTTGATCCTGTCGCTGAATTTTTTATCAAGAAAGCAAAAGGGGACCCTCTAAAGGTACTTCTTTCAACCGTTATGGTTGCAAGTGTAGTTGCTTTAAATGGTGATACAACTACTACAATTATCATTTGTCTTGCGGCTTTTAGAAATCTTTACAAACAATTAAATTTAAAGCTTAGTTACTTAGCAATAATTATTGTTGCACCGATTGGTATATGGAATCAGCTACCTTGGGGTGGACCTACGATTGCTGCAGCTACAGCAATTGGTGTAGAATTAAATGAACTATTTGCTAATCTATTACCAGGTTTATTAGCTGCACAGGTTGTAGTTATTATTATTACAGCTGTACTTGGAATGAAAGAAAGAAAAAGATTAAATTACGTATCTTCCTCAGCTGGTCAAGTATCCAAGGAACATTTGGAGAATATGCTTTCTGCGATACGTGATAAGGATCCAGAATTAAAGAGACCTAAATTATATTGGTTTAATTTACTTATAACAGGAATTGCTATTTTTGTATTGATTAAAGGATATGTGCATGGATCCGTAGTATTTATGCTAGCTTTCTCCGTTGCTTTAGTTGTAAACTATCGTTCTGTAAAAGAGTGTAACGAACGTATTGAAGAGCTTGCAGCAGATGCACTACCTACAACCTTAGCAACCTTAGGTGCAGGTATTTTCTCAGGTGTATTATCAGGAACTGGTATGGCAAATGCATTAGCAGATTCTGTGGCAAGTATCATTCCTACAGGACTTGGTTCTCATATGGCTCCAGTATATGCAGTCATTGCCGCACCAGCCATTTGTTTCCTACCACAGGATGCTTTCTACTTTGGTATTGCATCTGTAATAAGCAATGTCATGGGACAATTCGGAATTTCTCCAATGGAGGCAGCAGTAGCATCCATGGTTGGGCAATCGTTCCGTTTAATAAGCCCTGTTATCCCAGCGCTTTACTTACTATGTGGTGACACAGATCAAAACTTTGTAAGTTTTCAAAAAGAATATACGAAGCATTTCTTTTGGATATTAATAACTTATTTAATCGTATATGGGCTATCCGGTGCACTCCCATATTAA
- the ttdB gene encoding L(+)-tartrate dehydratase subunit beta — MKKILTTPISDEDLKDIKIGDVIYLNGHIVTCRDVAHRRLIELKRELPVDIKGGAIFHAGPIVRKIEGEDNKFEMVSIGPTTSMRMEKFEKEFIEQTGVKLIVGKGGMGPNTEAGCREHKAIHCVFPAGCAVVAATCVEEIEEYHWEDLGMPETLWVCRVKEFGPLIVSIDAEGNNIFEQNKVEFNKRKDKALEELYTKVHYIK, encoded by the coding sequence ATGAAGAAAATTCTAACTACACCAATTTCAGATGAAGATTTAAAGGATATTAAAATTGGAGATGTAATTTACCTTAATGGGCATATTGTAACATGTAGAGACGTTGCTCATAGAAGATTAATAGAGTTAAAAAGAGAGTTACCTGTAGATATTAAAGGTGGAGCTATTTTTCATGCCGGCCCTATTGTTCGTAAAATTGAAGGTGAAGACAATAAATTTGAAATGGTTTCTATTGGACCAACTACAAGTATGAGAATGGAGAAATTTGAAAAAGAATTCATTGAACAAACAGGGGTTAAATTGATCGTTGGTAAGGGCGGAATGGGTCCTAATACAGAAGCTGGCTGTAGAGAACATAAAGCAATACATTGTGTTTTCCCTGCAGGATGTGCAGTTGTAGCAGCAACTTGTGTAGAAGAGATTGAAGAATATCATTGGGAAGACTTAGGAATGCCTGAAACATTATGGGTTTGTAGAGTGAAGGAATTTGGACCACTTATTGTATCGATTGATGCAGAAGGCAATAATATTTTTGAACAAAATAAAGTTGAGTTTAATAAACGTAAAGATAAGGCTTTGGAGGAATTATATACAAAAGTACACTATATAAAATAA